One region of Termitidicoccus mucosus genomic DNA includes:
- a CDS encoding o-succinylbenzoate synthase, translating into MTFRRYSLPFRQPVRTAHGAWTRREGVIVRLSNERGSTGLGEAAPIPWFGTETADEAAAACERLGARVSREQIEAIPERLGCLKFALASARAECAAADGVDAGPDDYLTVAALLPAGRAALEVAAQRAEAGFRTFKWKVGVADALDELVLLDDLLAALPAGARLRLDANGAWDRRTAERWLGRCADLPMVEFIEQPVAAATPDRETDARARSNAMDLLLGLAGDFPVPLALDESVASSRDVAHWLDAGWPGLFVLKPSLLGDAAGTLGRLRAAGGDAQDGGRVVFSSALETAVGARAALEWALRWKAENFRFSILDSRLGAAAPDSQMERQLHQSRIENRKSKIFRAAGFGVWPLFEDARFNGPEAAPFVRARDIRLLDGEAAWNALS; encoded by the coding sequence ATGACGTTTCGCCGTTACTCGCTGCCTTTCCGGCAGCCGGTGCGGACGGCACACGGCGCATGGACGCGGCGCGAGGGCGTGATTGTGCGGCTGTCCAACGAACGCGGCTCGACGGGATTGGGCGAGGCGGCGCCGATTCCGTGGTTCGGAACGGAAACCGCGGACGAGGCGGCGGCGGCATGCGAGCGGCTGGGCGCGCGGGTGAGCCGGGAGCAGATCGAAGCGATCCCGGAACGGCTGGGATGCCTGAAGTTCGCGCTGGCGTCGGCCCGGGCGGAATGCGCGGCGGCGGACGGCGTGGATGCTGGGCCTGACGACTACCTGACGGTCGCCGCGCTCCTGCCGGCGGGCCGGGCGGCGCTGGAAGTCGCGGCTCAACGGGCGGAGGCGGGATTTCGCACGTTCAAGTGGAAGGTCGGCGTGGCGGACGCCCTCGATGAATTGGTGCTCCTCGACGACTTGCTGGCCGCGCTGCCGGCAGGGGCGCGGCTGCGCCTGGATGCAAACGGAGCCTGGGACCGGCGGACGGCGGAACGCTGGCTGGGCCGGTGCGCGGATTTGCCCATGGTGGAATTTATCGAGCAGCCGGTCGCGGCGGCGACCCCGGACCGCGAAACCGATGCAAGGGCGCGGTCGAATGCGATGGATCTGCTGCTGGGGCTGGCCGGGGATTTTCCGGTGCCGCTGGCGCTCGATGAATCGGTCGCGAGTTCGCGCGACGTGGCCCACTGGCTGGATGCGGGATGGCCGGGATTGTTTGTGCTGAAACCCTCGTTGCTCGGCGACGCGGCCGGCACGCTCGGACGGCTGCGGGCGGCGGGAGGCGACGCGCAAGACGGCGGAAGAGTCGTGTTTTCATCGGCCCTGGAAACAGCCGTGGGCGCGCGCGCGGCGCTCGAATGGGCGTTGCGGTGGAAGGCGGAAAATTTTCGATTTTCGATTCTCGATTCTCGATTGGGCGCTGCCGCGCCGGATTCCCAAATGGAGCGGCAGCTCCATCAATCGAGAATCGAGAATCGAAAATCGAAAATTTTCCGCGCCGCCGGTTTCGGCGTGTGGCCTTTGTTTGAGGATGCGCGGTTCAACGGACCGGAAGCCGCGCCGTTTGTGCGCGCGCGGGACATCCGGCTTCTGGACGGGGAGGCGGCATGGAACGCCCTGAGCTGA
- a CDS encoding AMP-binding protein: MERPELRRLALETGRAVERGDFVFLCDPEWGAAERAEFGQVAREAGGIAAKRGWLCLSTGGTSGRVRFARHDEETLGAAARGFCGHFGLERVNAVDVLPAHHVSGFMARVRCAATGGIHLPWAWKRLEAGDCPEPPSTDGWVLSLVPTQLQRLLGDADAARRGRAADWLRRFEVIFLGGGPVWPSLADAAAREGLRISLSYGMTETAAMVTALRPGEFAEGARSCGTALPHARVELVDEETGDVYPKSRYEGRVGRVRIAGPSVFRGYLPASAGAAGPDGVLMTEDLAFLDARGGLNIAGRRDAVIITGGKKVLPGEVEAVLRSSGEFSDVAVVGVPDAEWGERVVACYPGGDPEPDWEAVGRAMHSLSGYKRPARFIPMTPWPRNAQGKVSRARLRALAAAPE; encoded by the coding sequence ATGGAACGCCCTGAGCTGAGACGGCTGGCCCTCGAAACAGGCCGCGCGGTGGAGCGGGGGGATTTTGTGTTTTTGTGCGACCCGGAATGGGGCGCGGCCGAGCGGGCGGAGTTTGGGCAAGTGGCGCGGGAGGCCGGGGGCATCGCCGCAAAGCGCGGATGGCTGTGCCTCTCGACCGGCGGGACGAGCGGGCGGGTGCGGTTTGCGCGGCATGACGAGGAGACGCTGGGCGCGGCGGCGCGGGGATTCTGCGGGCATTTCGGGCTGGAGCGGGTGAACGCGGTGGATGTGTTGCCCGCGCATCACGTGAGCGGATTCATGGCGCGGGTGCGCTGCGCGGCCACGGGCGGCATCCATCTGCCCTGGGCATGGAAACGACTGGAAGCGGGGGATTGCCCTGAGCCGCCCTCGACGGACGGCTGGGTGCTCTCGCTGGTGCCCACCCAATTGCAACGGCTGCTCGGCGACGCGGACGCGGCACGGCGCGGGCGCGCGGCGGACTGGCTGCGCCGCTTCGAGGTGATTTTTCTCGGCGGGGGCCCGGTGTGGCCTTCGCTTGCGGATGCGGCCGCCCGGGAAGGGCTGCGGATATCGCTCAGCTACGGCATGACCGAAACCGCCGCGATGGTGACGGCGCTGCGTCCCGGCGAGTTTGCGGAAGGCGCGAGAAGCTGCGGGACGGCGCTGCCGCACGCACGGGTGGAACTGGTGGACGAGGAGACCGGCGATGTGTATCCAAAATCAAGATACGAAGGCCGCGTCGGGCGGGTGCGCATCGCCGGCCCGAGCGTGTTTCGCGGCTACCTGCCGGCAAGCGCCGGCGCGGCCGGGCCTGACGGCGTCCTGATGACCGAGGACCTGGCGTTCCTCGATGCGCGCGGCGGTCTCAACATCGCGGGACGCCGCGACGCGGTCATCATCACGGGCGGCAAAAAAGTGCTGCCGGGGGAGGTCGAGGCGGTGCTGCGGTCGAGCGGCGAATTTTCCGATGTCGCGGTGGTGGGCGTGCCGGACGCGGAATGGGGCGAGCGCGTGGTGGCGTGCTATCCCGGAGGAGACCCCGAGCCCGACTGGGAGGCGGTCGGGCGGGCCATGCATTCATTGTCGGGCTACAAACGCCCCGCACGCTTCATCCCGATGACGCCCTGGCCGCGCAACGCGCAGGGCAAGGTCAGCCGCGCGCGCCTGCGCGCCCTCGCCGCCGCCCCGGAATGA